Proteins encoded within one genomic window of Ranitomeya variabilis isolate aRanVar5 chromosome 4, aRanVar5.hap1, whole genome shotgun sequence:
- the LOC143767963 gene encoding uncharacterized protein LOC143767963 — translation MWSAALRVEVSTISDPLSEDLLYKRTFLNYPSISDMDRDKMAERILHLTLEILFRLTGEDYTVVKKTSSERCQDPVSEGLGRPLSPVTGPPPHLIHEDINDQKILELAYKMIELLTGEVPIRCQDVAVYFSMAEWEYLAGHKDVYKDIMMEVPQPLTSPVLSSRRTTTERCPRPLLPQDYKQEDPNVPQDHQSEDLTHINTTETYVRGDEQCKEEIPTYDYPDDCTRRSEGQLTSSVFKSDNLEIPQDTIGVNAITPDIPSSLHSKDLSSDILKQVLSSDSLPTTKENQSHKISIKKEIGPEVKKPFLLLEYGNCFPLKESFLKHQKIHTAENRFSCSKCGKSFNQKTDLVKHQRSHTGEKPFSCSECGKYFNQKAHFDSHQRIHTGEKPFSCSECGKCFNYKSNLVSHQRIHTGEKPFSCSECGKCFNYKSNLVSHQRIHTGEKPFSCSECGKCFNQKSELVKHQRSHTGEKPFSCSECGKCFIQKANLDSHQRIHTGEKPFSCSECGKCFNQKANLDSHQRIHTGEKDFSCSECGKCFNKKANLDSHQRIHTGEKPFSCSECGKYFNRKSDLVRHQRIHTGEKPFSCS, via the exons gtctctacaatatcagatcctctcagtgaagatcttctatataagagaacttTCTTGAATTACCCATCAATCagtgatatggacagagacaagatggcggagaggatattacacctcaccctagagatcctcttccggcttactggagag gattacacagtagtgaagaagacctctagtgaacgctgtcaggaccctgtgtctgagggattgggaagacccctgagcccagtcacggggcctccacctcacctgatacatgaggacatcaatgaccagaagatcctagaactcgcctacaagatgattgagctgctgactggagag gttcctataaggtgtcaggatgtcgccgtctatttctccatggcggagtgggagtatttagcaggacataaagatgtgtacaaggacatcatgatggaggttccccagcccctcacatcaccag ttctatccagtaggaggacaacaaccgagagatgtccccgtcctcttcttccacaggactataagcaagaagatcccaatgttcctcaggatcatcag agtgaagatctgacccatattaatactacagagacatatgtgaggggtgatgagcagtgtaaagaggagattccaacatatgactacccag atgactgCACCAGGCGATCAGAAgggcagctgacatcttcagtttttaaatcagataatcttgagatcccacaggatacaattggagtgaatgccattactccagatataccatcatcccttcacagcaaagatctatcgTCTGATAttctgaaacaggtcctgtcttctgattcattaccgactactaaggaaaatcaaagtcacaaaataagcattaaaaaagaaATTGGTCCTGAAGTAAAGAAGCCATTTTTACTTTTAGAATAtggaaattgttttcccctcaaagaatcttttcttaagcatcaaaaaattcacacagcagagaatagattttcttgttccaagtgtgggaaatcttttaaccagaaaacagatttggttaagcaccagagatctcacacaggtgaaaagcctttttcatgttcagaatgtgggaaatattttaaccagaaagcgcattttgatagccaccagagaatccacacaggggagaagcctttttcctgttcagaatgtgggaaatgttttaactacaaatcaaatcttgttagtcaccagagaatccacacaggggagaagcctttttcctgttcagaatgtgggaaatgttttaactacaaatcaaatcttgttagtcaccagagaatccacacaggggagaagcctttttcctgttcagaatgtgggaaatgttttaaccagaaatcagaattggttaagcaccagagatctcacacaggagagaagcctttttcatgttcagaatgtgggaaatgttttatacagaaagcgaatcttgatagccaccagagaatccacacaggggagaagcctttttcctgttcagaatgtgggaaatgttttaatcagaaagcaaatcttgatagccaccagagaatccacacaggggagaaggatttttcctgttcagaatgtgggaaatgttttaataagaaagcgaatcttgatagccaccagagaatccacacaggggagaagcctttttcatgttcagaatgtgggaaatattttaatcggaaatcagatcttgttagacaccaaagaattcacacaggggagaagcctttttcctgttcctaa